From Arcticibacter tournemirensis, one genomic window encodes:
- a CDS encoding CusA/CzcA family heavy metal efflux RND transporter, whose product MLDKIIYFSIKNKLVIGLFTLALICWGVYSVTKLPIDATPDITDNQVMVITVSPTLAAQEIEQLVTFPVEQTMVSIPGIKDMRSFSRFGLSIVTIVFEEKVDIYWGRQQVQERLSIAAKNIPQGVGTPEMAPLTTGLGEIFQYVVHAKKGYEDKYNATELRTIQDWIIKRQLLGTPGVAEVSGFGGFVKQYEIAIDPDKIGSLGVTITDIFNALNRNNQNTGGAYIDKGPNAYFIRSEGLVKNIEEINRIVVKTNNGMPVLIRDLAKVQFGNGVRYGAATRNGQGETVTGIVMMLKGANSSEVISDVKERITQIQKTLPEGVVIEPFLDRKKLVDNAISTVTTNLIEGALIVIFVLILFLGNLRGGLVVASVIPLAMLFAISMMNLFGVSGNLMSLGAIDFGIIVDGTVIIVEAVMHRIKGGGGKYPGISVLSRAQMDEEVYESSRKIRSAAAFGEIIILIVYLPLLTLVGVEGKMFMPMAQTVSFAILGAFLLSFTYVPMMSALALSRNTTHKHNFSDRMMEAIQRAYTPIIEGAMRRKLLVAVIAVSLFTVTLFAFTRMGAEFIPQLDEGDFAVETRVPVGSSINQMIDVSQKAQTILLKNYPEVKQVVNKIGSGEIPTDPMPIEAGDMVVTLKPKKEWRSAENREELIEKMQASLSVIPNATFSFQQPIQMRFNELLTGAKQDVVLKIYGEDLDVLSDLAREIGRKIRPVDGVEDLYIEQITGLPQIGIQFNRDKIALYGLNIEDVNAAIEAAFAGKMAGLVYEGERRFDMVVRLDRANRRDITDVRNLYIGTPTGQQIPLSEVAEISYKPGPVQIQRDNAKRRITIGFNVRNRDVKSIVTDIQNVIARRVNMPAGYYVTYGGQFKNLEEANARLAVALPAALLLILLLLYFTFRSVKQGLLIFTAIPLSAIGGVFALLIRDMPFSISAGVGFIALFGVAVLNGIVLIAEFNRLEAEGVSDIYERIRLGTKVRLRPVLMTATVASFGFLPMALSGSSGAEVQRPLATVVIGGLITATILTLVVLPVLYIYFSKSKGKLNKQPATLLTIFIALGFTLPFNSKAQSAATPANRVLTLEQAISEALQNNNEIRIAAYQISEQQALKPGSISLPKTELSYTQGVVSNPTISDNIISASQRIDFPTLYVSQGRLANERVASRVKYKAVKENELRENVRRAYLQYQYVLGKRELLMQLDSIYANLSKASGIRYRTGESTSLENMTSTVQSRQIKNELEKNGADLTIAAEQLRTLLNTTDNITVADKDLVPGTLVLPLEDTSSVSRNPTIAYLKQELNVSKQMTSVERNRMLPEIILGYNGQTYKGVQMINGDERRYTGSDRFNFYQVGLAIPIFPGGYRSKIRSLKVSEQIARSQVELATVNLNGHLKQMIQEYQKLKKSVEYYRSEALPQADLIIGNAEKAFRSGDISYTQYLQNLTISTDIHTQYLDNLFNYNQAIISIESVLGSIQ is encoded by the coding sequence CATGCAAAGAAAGGTTACGAAGATAAATACAATGCTACGGAGCTGCGCACCATTCAGGACTGGATTATTAAGCGTCAGCTGCTCGGAACTCCCGGAGTGGCTGAAGTAAGCGGTTTCGGAGGATTTGTCAAGCAATATGAAATTGCCATAGATCCTGATAAGATCGGCAGCCTTGGAGTTACCATTACAGATATATTCAATGCACTCAACCGTAACAATCAGAATACCGGCGGGGCCTATATAGACAAAGGGCCTAACGCTTATTTTATCCGGAGCGAGGGTCTGGTTAAAAATATAGAAGAAATAAACAGGATCGTTGTAAAAACGAATAACGGCATGCCGGTGCTGATCCGTGACCTGGCCAAAGTACAATTTGGCAACGGCGTGAGATACGGTGCTGCCACCAGAAACGGGCAGGGCGAAACGGTAACAGGGATCGTAATGATGCTGAAAGGAGCGAATTCCTCTGAAGTAATCAGCGACGTGAAAGAAAGGATCACACAGATCCAGAAGACACTTCCTGAAGGTGTGGTCATAGAGCCCTTTCTTGATCGCAAGAAACTCGTTGATAATGCGATCAGTACCGTAACGACTAACCTGATTGAGGGAGCCCTGATTGTTATTTTTGTATTGATCCTATTCCTGGGTAATCTTCGCGGCGGCCTGGTGGTAGCCTCCGTAATTCCCCTTGCCATGCTTTTCGCTATTTCCATGATGAACCTGTTTGGTGTTTCGGGTAACCTGATGAGCCTGGGAGCTATCGATTTCGGGATTATCGTTGACGGCACAGTGATCATTGTGGAAGCTGTGATGCACCGGATCAAAGGCGGTGGCGGGAAGTATCCGGGGATCTCCGTGCTCAGTCGGGCACAGATGGATGAGGAAGTATATGAATCGTCCCGTAAGATCCGCTCGGCTGCGGCGTTTGGTGAGATCATTATCCTGATCGTCTATCTGCCCTTACTTACTTTGGTAGGCGTCGAGGGGAAGATGTTTATGCCGATGGCCCAAACGGTATCCTTTGCAATACTGGGAGCATTCCTGCTTTCATTCACCTATGTGCCCATGATGTCAGCACTGGCTCTCAGCCGAAACACCACGCATAAACACAATTTCTCCGACCGGATGATGGAAGCTATACAGCGTGCTTACACACCGATTATTGAAGGTGCAATGCGCCGAAAATTACTGGTAGCAGTTATCGCTGTTTCCTTATTCACTGTCACCCTGTTCGCGTTTACACGTATGGGCGCTGAGTTTATTCCACAGCTCGATGAAGGTGATTTTGCTGTGGAAACCCGCGTTCCGGTCGGAAGTTCTATCAATCAGATGATCGACGTTTCTCAAAAAGCGCAGACGATCCTGCTAAAGAACTACCCGGAAGTCAAACAGGTAGTTAATAAGATCGGTTCAGGAGAGATTCCCACAGATCCGATGCCCATTGAGGCAGGAGATATGGTGGTTACGCTCAAGCCAAAAAAGGAATGGCGAAGCGCAGAAAACAGGGAAGAACTAATCGAAAAAATGCAGGCATCCCTGTCTGTGATCCCCAATGCAACATTCAGTTTCCAGCAACCCATCCAGATGCGCTTTAATGAACTGCTAACCGGCGCTAAGCAGGATGTTGTACTGAAAATTTATGGCGAAGACCTCGATGTTTTGTCGGACCTGGCCCGTGAGATCGGCCGGAAGATCAGGCCGGTTGACGGAGTGGAAGATCTCTATATAGAGCAAATTACCGGGCTGCCGCAAATCGGCATCCAGTTTAACAGAGATAAGATTGCGTTATATGGATTGAACATTGAGGATGTCAATGCTGCCATAGAAGCCGCATTTGCAGGTAAAATGGCGGGGCTGGTATATGAGGGCGAACGCCGGTTCGATATGGTGGTACGCCTGGACCGGGCCAACCGGAGAGATATTACCGATGTCCGAAATTTATACATCGGTACACCTACAGGTCAGCAGATCCCGCTGAGCGAAGTCGCCGAAATATCGTATAAACCCGGGCCGGTGCAGATTCAGCGGGACAACGCTAAAAGACGCATTACTATCGGCTTTAATGTGCGTAACCGTGATGTCAAGAGTATCGTCACTGATATCCAAAATGTAATTGCCCGTAGAGTAAATATGCCTGCCGGTTATTATGTAACCTATGGCGGACAGTTTAAAAACCTGGAGGAAGCGAATGCGCGTTTAGCAGTGGCCCTTCCTGCTGCCTTGCTGCTGATCCTGCTGTTACTGTATTTTACATTCCGATCTGTAAAGCAGGGACTGCTGATCTTTACCGCTATCCCGCTGTCGGCAATTGGTGGAGTGTTTGCCCTGCTGATCCGGGATATGCCCTTTAGTATCTCTGCCGGTGTTGGTTTTATTGCCTTGTTTGGGGTTGCCGTTCTCAATGGTATTGTTCTGATCGCAGAATTTAACCGTTTGGAAGCGGAGGGTGTCTCCGATATCTACGAACGTATTCGCCTGGGCACAAAAGTAAGATTACGTCCAGTCCTGATGACTGCTACAGTTGCCTCGTTCGGATTCCTGCCGATGGCGCTTTCAGGGTCGTCAGGGGCAGAAGTGCAACGTCCACTGGCTACAGTAGTAATCGGCGGGCTGATAACAGCTACTATTCTCACACTCGTGGTTTTGCCGGTTTTATATATCTATTTCAGTAAATCAAAAGGGAAACTAAATAAACAACCGGCGACCCTGTTAACAATCTTTATTGCTTTAGGATTTACACTGCCGTTTAACTCAAAAGCACAGTCGGCGGCAACTCCGGCCAACAGGGTCCTCACCCTCGAACAAGCGATTAGTGAAGCCTTACAGAATAACAACGAGATCAGAATTGCTGCTTACCAGATCAGTGAACAACAGGCCCTAAAGCCAGGAAGCATCAGCCTGCCCAAAACGGAATTATCTTATACGCAGGGCGTGGTCAGCAACCCGACGATTTCCGACAATATTATTTCTGCCAGTCAGCGGATTGATTTCCCGACACTGTATGTGAGCCAGGGCAGATTAGCCAATGAGCGTGTCGCCAGCAGGGTGAAATATAAAGCGGTCAAAGAAAATGAACTCAGGGAAAATGTAAGACGCGCTTATCTCCAGTATCAGTATGTTCTTGGCAAAAGGGAGCTGCTGATGCAGTTGGACAGCATTTACGCCAACCTGAGCAAGGCCAGTGGAATAAGGTACCGCACGGGCGAATCTACGAGTCTGGAGAATATGACTTCAACCGTCCAGTCCCGGCAAATAAAAAATGAGCTGGAAAAAAACGGTGCTGATCTGACAATAGCGGCAGAGCAGCTGCGGACGCTTCTGAATACTACCGACAACATTACCGTTGCCGATAAGGATCTTGTTCCGGGAACACTGGTTTTACCACTGGAAGACACATCTTCCGTTTCCCGGAACCCGACCATTGCTTATTTAAAGCAGGAACTAAATGTTAGTAAACAGATGACCTCAGTAGAGAGAAACCGGATGCTGCCTGAAATTATCCTGGGATATAATGGTCAAACCTATAAAGGTGTGCAAATGATCAATGGTGATGAACGCCGGTATACAGGCAGCGACCGTTTCAATTTTTACCAGGTTGGCCTTGCCATTCCAATCTTTCCGGGAGGTTACCGTTCAAAGATCAGGTCATTGAAAGTCAGTGAACAGATTGCACGGTCACAGGTAGAACTGGCCACGGTAAACCTTAACGGTCATTTGAAGCAGATGATCCAGGAGTATCAGAAGCTAAAAAAATCGGTGGAGTATTATAGATCGGAGGCCCTGCCTCAGGCCGATCTGATCATCGGAAACGCAGAGAAAGCTTTCAGAAGCGGGGATATTTCCTATACCCAATACCTTCAGAATCTGACTATATCCACGGATATACACACCCAGTATCTGGATAACCTCTTTAATTATAATCAGGCGATAATCTCTATTGAGAGTGTTTTAGGATCCATACAATAA
- a CDS encoding efflux RND transporter periplasmic adaptor subunit, producing the protein MNSLTRIYLPFLLLGITLYSCGGKQAGDSAEQEAPVQKDTVAASVNKVSFTSEQYKLADIQTGQIEQRNLSSIIKLNGVIDVEPSSTASVSAPLGGYIRTAGLLPGEFVKKGQILARLENPEFISMQQEYLESIGKQEYLEQEYKRQQVLRQEDVNATKTFQQVSSDYKVIRAKIAGLEQQMLLAGLNSNAVKRSGQIVRTASLYAPISGYIKTSNVNIGKYAAPTDILFEIAGRDDLHLSLNAFERDMVKLRIGQNVKFSLASENNYDRTAKVFLIGQAAGENKQIPVHCHFSRQPGLVAGMYVKAWIETGTEKQSSVPTDAVVQLNGKDYVIVQTAQSDKGYEFTLEEVRKGVEQEGYTAISVSPGFDTATSRIVIKNAYAILSALKNAEEEE; encoded by the coding sequence ATGAATAGTTTAACAAGAATATACCTCCCTTTCTTGCTTTTAGGCATTACCTTATACTCTTGCGGGGGAAAACAGGCAGGTGATTCGGCAGAGCAAGAGGCCCCCGTTCAAAAGGATACAGTTGCTGCCTCAGTCAATAAGGTATCTTTCACCTCAGAGCAGTATAAATTGGCCGATATCCAAACCGGACAAATCGAACAGCGCAATCTCAGCAGTATCATTAAGCTGAACGGCGTGATCGATGTGGAACCCAGCAGTACAGCTTCCGTTTCGGCCCCGCTCGGGGGCTATATCCGGACGGCGGGGCTACTGCCGGGCGAATTTGTAAAAAAAGGTCAGATACTTGCGCGTTTGGAAAACCCGGAGTTCATTTCCATGCAGCAGGAATACCTGGAAAGCATTGGAAAGCAGGAATACCTGGAACAAGAATATAAACGGCAGCAGGTTCTGAGACAGGAAGATGTAAATGCCACCAAAACATTTCAGCAGGTTAGCTCGGATTATAAAGTAATCAGGGCGAAGATTGCAGGCCTGGAACAGCAAATGCTACTTGCAGGCCTGAACAGCAATGCTGTAAAGCGTAGCGGACAGATTGTACGAACAGCCAGTCTGTATGCCCCGATATCCGGTTATATTAAAACCAGTAATGTCAACATCGGTAAATATGCAGCTCCAACGGACATTCTTTTTGAGATTGCAGGCAGGGATGATCTGCATCTGTCCTTAAATGCTTTTGAACGCGATATGGTAAAACTCAGGATTGGCCAGAACGTAAAATTCTCACTGGCCAGCGAAAATAACTATGACCGTACAGCGAAGGTCTTTCTTATCGGACAGGCTGCCGGAGAAAACAAACAGATCCCGGTACATTGTCATTTCAGCAGACAGCCCGGACTGGTTGCCGGAATGTATGTGAAAGCATGGATAGAAACCGGCACAGAAAAACAAAGTTCGGTGCCAACGGATGCTGTTGTGCAGCTTAATGGTAAAGATTATGTGATCGTCCAAACCGCACAGTCGGATAAAGGGTATGAATTTACTCTCGAAGAGGTGAGAAAAGGTGTAGAACAGGAGGGCTACACTGCAATTTCAGTCAGTCCAGGCTTCGATACTGCCACTTCCCGCATCGTTATTAAAAATGCGTATGCAATACTCTCCGCATTGAAAAATGCTGAAGAAGAAGAATAA